The Aquipuribacter hungaricus sequence TCGGCCGTCGAGCAGGTCCATGACCAGGTACGCGGTGGCGGCGCCGCCGGTGAGCACGAGCTCGTCCTCGCCGTAGTCGTGCACGGCGGCGACGTGGGGGTGGCGCACGGACGCCGCGTGCAGCGCCTCGGTGCGGAACCGCTCGACGAAGCCGGGGTCGTCGGCGAGCTCGGGGCGCAGCACCTTGACGGCGACGTCGCGGTCGAGCCGGTCGTCGTGGGCGCGCCACACCTCGCCCATGGCGCCGACCGCCACCTGCTCCAGCAGCCGGTACCGCCCGGCGAGCACCCGTCCCGTCACCGGTCCAGCACCGCCTGCATGACCGCGCGGGCCACCGGCGCCGCGACCCGGCCGCCGCTGGCCTCGCTGCCGGCGCTGCCGCCGTTCTCCACGACGACGGCGACCGCGACCCGGGGGTCGTCGGCGGGGGCGAAGGAGGTGAACCAGGCGTGCGGGTCGGTCTCGTTGCCGGTCTGCGCGGTCCCGGTCTTGCCCGCCACGGTGACGCCGTCGATCTGCGCCGCGGTCCCCGAGCCGTCCTCGACGACGCCGACCATCATCGACGTGAGCGCCTCGGCGGTGCTCTGCTCGACGGCGCGGCCCAGCTGCTCGGGCTGGACGTCCTCGACGACCTGCAGGTCGGGGCCGCGGACGGTGCGGACCAGCTGCGGGCGCATGAGGACGCCGTCGTTGGCGACCGCGGCGCTCACCATCGCCACCTGCAGCGGGGTCACCCGGACGTCGAACTGCCCGATCGCGGCCTGCGCGCTCTGCGGCGGGTCCATCCCCTCCGGCACCGTGGACTCCGCGGTGCGCAGCGGGATGGTGAGCTCGGTCCCGAACCCGAAGTCCTCGGCCTGCTCGCGCAGCACGTCCCCGCCCAGGTCGATGCCGAGCTGGCCGAACGCCGTGTTGCACGAGATGCGGAGCGCGTCCGCCAGCGTCGTGAGGTCGCCGGGCCCGCACGGGCCCCCGAAGACGTTGGGCAGGGTGGCCGTGGTCTGCGGCAGCGCGAGCTCGGCCGGGCCGGGCAGCTGCGACTCCGGCGTGAGCCCGCCCTCCTCGATGGCCGCGGCCGCCGTGACGATCTTGAACACGGAGCCGGGCGGGTAGGTGCGCCCGGCGACCGCGCGGTTCTCCAGCGGCCGGTCGGGGTCGGCGTTGAGCGCGGCCCACGCCTCCTGCACCGCGCCGAGGTCGTGCGAGGCCAGCGAGCCCGGGTCGAAGGACGGGCGCGACACCAGGGCGAGGATGCGACCGGTGGACGGCTCGATCGCGACGACGGCGCCCCGCTGCTCGCCCAGGGCGTCCCACGCGGCCTGCTGGACGACCGGGTCGAGGGTGAGCTCGACCGAGCCGCCGGCCGGGTCCTGGCCGGTGAGCACCTGCCCGATCCGGCTGTAGAACAGCGAGTCCGCGGTGCCGGCGAGCACGTCGTTCTGGACGGACTCGATGGCGGTGCGGCCGTAGACGATGGAGAAGAAGCCGGTGGCGTGGGCGTACACCTGGCCGCCCGGGTACTGGCGCAGGTACTGGTAGTCCCCGCCGACCTCGGTGCTCAGCGCGACGGGCTGGCCGTCGGAGGTGACGATGGGCCCGCGCTCGCGCCCGAACTCCCGGTACACCTGCCGGACGTTGCCCTGCCCGGCCGCCACCGACGAGGCGCCGACGTACTGGATCCACGACGTCGACAGCAGCAGGCTGGCGAACAGCAGGGCGACGACGACCGCCAGCCGGCGCAGCGGGGCGTTCACGCGGGCCTCAGCGCCTGGGTGCGGGCGTCGTCGGCCGGCAGCGACGGCGGGCGGGTCTCGGGCAGGTCGGGGCGGCGGGCCAGGTCGGAGATGCGCAGCAGGAGCGCGACGACGACCCAGCTGCCCAGCAGCGACGAGCCGCCGTAGGCGAGGAACGGCATGGTGAGGCCGGTCAGCGGGATGACCCGGGTGACCCCGCCCGCCACGACGAACACCTGCATCGCGACGGCGAAGGAGAGCCCGCAGGCCAGCAGCTTGCCGAACCCGTCGCGCACGCCGATGGCGGTGCGGATGCCGCGCTGCACGAGGATCGCGTAGAGCAGGAAGATGCCGAACAGCCCGGCCAGGCCGAGCTCCTCGCCGAGCGCGGCGACGATGAAGTCGCTCTCGGCGAACGGGACGATCTCGGGCGACCCGCGGCCGAGCCCGGTGCCCAGCAGCCCGCCGTCTGCCATCCCGTACAGCGCCTGCACCACCTGGTAGGAGCCGCCGCGGGCCTCGATGCGCTCGGGGTCGAAGGGGTCCAGCCACACGTCGACGCGGCGCTGGACGTGGCTGAACA is a genomic window containing:
- a CDS encoding peptidoglycan D,D-transpeptidase FtsI family protein, whose translation is MNAPLRRLAVVVALLFASLLLSTSWIQYVGASSVAAGQGNVRQVYREFGRERGPIVTSDGQPVALSTEVGGDYQYLRQYPGGQVYAHATGFFSIVYGRTAIESVQNDVLAGTADSLFYSRIGQVLTGQDPAGGSVELTLDPVVQQAAWDALGEQRGAVVAIEPSTGRILALVSRPSFDPGSLASHDLGAVQEAWAALNADPDRPLENRAVAGRTYPPGSVFKIVTAAAAIEEGGLTPESQLPGPAELALPQTTATLPNVFGGPCGPGDLTTLADALRISCNTAFGQLGIDLGGDVLREQAEDFGFGTELTIPLRTAESTVPEGMDPPQSAQAAIGQFDVRVTPLQVAMVSAAVANDGVLMRPQLVRTVRGPDLQVVEDVQPEQLGRAVEQSTAEALTSMMVGVVEDGSGTAAQIDGVTVAGKTGTAQTGNETDPHAWFTSFAPADDPRVAVAVVVENGGSAGSEASGGRVAAPVARAVMQAVLDR